The Coregonus clupeaformis isolate EN_2021a chromosome 8, ASM2061545v1, whole genome shotgun sequence genome has a segment encoding these proteins:
- the LOC121572785 gene encoding uncharacterized protein LOC121572785 isoform X1, translated as MHHASRVRGLETQLVWAISKETHRLSPEGIPYCATKVQSISWIQYVAGRVTQYASHLRHETSVAVTHGCYQQTDVSVVYATLHMGLDGLLSSSAWSEAASVSTPTTQQFTEPEPEGHNCYEGWEEDLLPEKREVPLLNLYLTTKRVEDIGLRLVSLRQAFTTLLGSTLSRNHLFVAGKVLLGALVQVHQMDEAEFIRAYNDFVDYLSDPSKQIDIERELAEAKIHHVNLIDVLFELVLFGMMTAQKSLMVQPGGFMERLYTLLYSFLPTVASIEPKAERYLLLLNGGLMALLDDMFGQQLAWYFNRESLVTELSSLLEYHLEYLMASM; from the exons ATGCACCATGCGAGTAGGGTTCGAGGCCTGGAGACTCAACTGGTGTGGGCCATCTCCAAGGAGACACACAGACTTAGTCCAGAGGGCATCCCCTACTGTGCCACCAAGGTGCAGTCCATCTCTTGGATCCAG TATGTGGCTGGCAGGGTGACCCAGTATGCGTCTCACCTCCGCCACGAGACGTCTGTGGCCGTGACGCATGGCTGCTACCAG CAAACTGATGTCTCGGTGGTGTACGCCACTCTCCACATGGGGCTGGATGGGCTGCTCTCCTCCTCGGCGTGGTCGGAGGCTGCCTCCGTCTCTACGCCCACCACTCAGCAGTTCACTGAGCCAGAGCCTGAGGGCCACAACTGCTATGAG GGCTGGGAGGAGGACCTGCTGCCTGAGAAGAGGGAGGTTCCTCTGCTAAA cctctACCTTACCACCAAGAGAGTGGAGGACATCGGCCTGAGGCTCGTCTCCCTGCGCCAGGCCTTTACT aCCCTGCTCGGTTCCACCCTGAGCAGGAACCATCTGTTTGTGGCGGGAAAGGTCCTACTGGGCGCACTGGTTCAGGTCCACCAGATG GACGAGGCCGAATTCATCCGTGCCTATAACGACTTTGTGGACTACCTGAGTGACCCCTCCAAGCAGATTGACATTGAGAGGGAGCTGGCTGAGGCAAAG ATCCATCATGTTAACCTGATAGATGTCCTTTTTGAGCTGGTGCTGTTTGGGATGATGACAGCTCAGAAATCCCTGATGGTG CAACCTGGTGGGTTCATGGAGCGTCTGTACACTCTCCTGTACTCCTTCCTGCCCACTGTTGCCAGCATTGAGCCAAAGGCTGAGAGATACCTGTTGCTGCTCAAT GGCGGGCTGATGGCTCTGCTAGATGACATGTTTGGGCAGCAGCTGGCCTGGTACTTTAACCGAGAGTCTCTGGTCACTGAGCTCTCCAGCCTCCTGGAGTACCACCTCGAGTACCTCATGGCCAGCATGTAG
- the LOC121572785 gene encoding uncharacterized protein LOC121572785 isoform X2 gives MHHASRVRGLETQLVWAISKETHRLSPEGIPYCATKVQSISWIQYVAGRVTQYASHLRHETSVAVTHGCYQQTDVSVVYATLHMGLDGLLSSSAWSEAASVSTPTTQQFTEPEPEGHNCYEGWEEDLLPEKREVPLLNLYLTTKRVEDIGLRLVSLRQAFTDEAEFIRAYNDFVDYLSDPSKQIDIERELAEAKIHHVNLIDVLFELVLFGMMTAQKSLMVQPGGFMERLYTLLYSFLPTVASIEPKAERYLLLLNGGLMALLDDMFGQQLAWYFNRESLVTELSSLLEYHLEYLMASM, from the exons ATGCACCATGCGAGTAGGGTTCGAGGCCTGGAGACTCAACTGGTGTGGGCCATCTCCAAGGAGACACACAGACTTAGTCCAGAGGGCATCCCCTACTGTGCCACCAAGGTGCAGTCCATCTCTTGGATCCAG TATGTGGCTGGCAGGGTGACCCAGTATGCGTCTCACCTCCGCCACGAGACGTCTGTGGCCGTGACGCATGGCTGCTACCAG CAAACTGATGTCTCGGTGGTGTACGCCACTCTCCACATGGGGCTGGATGGGCTGCTCTCCTCCTCGGCGTGGTCGGAGGCTGCCTCCGTCTCTACGCCCACCACTCAGCAGTTCACTGAGCCAGAGCCTGAGGGCCACAACTGCTATGAG GGCTGGGAGGAGGACCTGCTGCCTGAGAAGAGGGAGGTTCCTCTGCTAAA cctctACCTTACCACCAAGAGAGTGGAGGACATCGGCCTGAGGCTCGTCTCCCTGCGCCAGGCCTTTACT GACGAGGCCGAATTCATCCGTGCCTATAACGACTTTGTGGACTACCTGAGTGACCCCTCCAAGCAGATTGACATTGAGAGGGAGCTGGCTGAGGCAAAG ATCCATCATGTTAACCTGATAGATGTCCTTTTTGAGCTGGTGCTGTTTGGGATGATGACAGCTCAGAAATCCCTGATGGTG CAACCTGGTGGGTTCATGGAGCGTCTGTACACTCTCCTGTACTCCTTCCTGCCCACTGTTGCCAGCATTGAGCCAAAGGCTGAGAGATACCTGTTGCTGCTCAAT GGCGGGCTGATGGCTCTGCTAGATGACATGTTTGGGCAGCAGCTGGCCTGGTACTTTAACCGAGAGTCTCTGGTCACTGAGCTCTCCAGCCTCCTGGAGTACCACCTCGAGTACCTCATGGCCAGCATGTAG